In bacterium, the DNA window CCGCCATTTAGGAAATATCCGAACGGAACTCTCTGGGCGAGGCGGGTGAATTATCTGAGGCCGTACTCAAGCACTTTAATCGACAACGCAAAACAAAATCACTCGAGGACGATCCCATCCCAAAAGAACTAGCAGGCGTCATTATCGTCGCGCTACTGATCACACGACAATTTGATCTAGACTTTACTAATATTATACGAGATAAGGTTGAGTATCTTGAGCAAAGAAAAGCTGATGACTGATAGGCACATACCGGAAGGCACACCATTCCAACGCTTAGTCTGGTCTGAGATCGCGAAGATACCGAAGGGGAGTGTCATCACTTATAAGCAGCTAGCGGAGAGGGTAGGGAAGCCGCGAGCCTATCGAGCAGTTGCTGCAGCTTGTGGCGCCAATCCAACGCCCGGTCCTATTCCCTGCCATCGCGTGATCGCTTCTGATGGGAGTATTGGGGGATATAGTGGCCCTGGAGGCATAGTCGCAAAACGCCAACTTCTCGAGGCAGAGGGAGTGCATATCCCTCAAAATAGGGTATAATTACTGAGTTCTGGAGAGGTGACCGAGTGGTTGAAGGTACCAGTCTTGAAAACTGGCGTACGGGAAACCGTACCGTGGGTTCGAATCCCACCCTCTCCGCCAGTTGGGAAATATCCGAACGGAACTGGCTGGACTCGAACTTTATGAGGGCCAAAAGCGGGCTTCCCTCATTTTTAATTTGATTGATTTCAATATATTTGTTATCATAGTATTGATGATTGCTAAATGCCAATATCTTTATACTATCATTATATGGAAGAAAAGAAAATGAATCAAGTCAAAACAATAGGCCAAAAAATCAAAGCATGGAGAAAAAAGAGAGACATTACTCAAGACGCTTTAGCTAAAAAGGCGGACATTCCCTATACGACTTTGGCTAAAATTGAGAGTGATGTCATTCAAAATCCCTCTTTACAAACGATAACAAAAATCGCCGACGGCCTCGGCATTTCTTTAGATGATTTAGTGAAATAAAACTATGAAAGGAATTATTTACATCATGACAACAGCGGTCTCAGGTCTAATAAAGATAGGCCAAACCGGTACTAATAATTATCAGGAGCGCATGCGCTTCCTTGAGGCCAACGGCTACTACAATGTTTCCGGTTTAAAGAGATTTTTCGCGATTGAACTTGAGGATTACAACGATAAAGAGAATCTTTTAAAGGAAATTTTTAATAAACATCGTGTTGGAGATAGTGAATTATTCGCCCTTGATTATGATTTAGTGCGACAACTTTTACTGTCGTTTGATGGCAAAGTGATTTATCCAAAAGATGTAAACAAAGAAAAAGAATTTGACGAGGTTTCTAGGGCAAGAGAACAAGGATCAAGGTTTAGTTTTTATAAAAAAGGGATTAAGAACGGCGAAGAAATTGTTTTTATAGCTGATAAAGAAATCACTGCAAAAGTAGTTGGCGAGCGCGAAGTGGAATATGGTGAACAAGTTTGGAAACTCGCGCCTTTGACATACAAAATATATGAGCAAAAAGGAGAGCTGAATAATAGTGGCGCGTACCAAGGTGCCGCTTATTGGCAATATAATGGTAAGCGATTAAGAGATTTGCCGGATATTAACTAAATAAAACTATGAAAAACATTTTAAACATCATTAAAGACTCAAATTACAGCCTCTCTTTGTTCGATCAAAAGCTAGTTGATGAGCTGGAAAACAAAATCACTCTCAAAGACGGCAAACCATATGTTGTTTGTGCTATTCGCGATAAAGAAATTGTTTTGAAGCCAGAAGAAGTCGTCCGTCAGCTTTACGCAATGAAACTGCTTGAAGATTACGGCTACCCTAAACAAAGAGTCAAATTTGAACACGCAATACATTTTGGCCGTGAGGTAAAATCCGCCGATATTGTTATTTTTGACAAAGACCGCCCGACTGTTGAATACATCATCGTTGAAATCAAAAAGCCAAAACTCCAAGACGGGAAAAACCAGCTTCGTTCCTACACCAACGCCACCGGCGCGCCGATTGCGGTTTGGACTAACGGCGGTCAAATCTCACACTACAACCGCAAGGACCCAAATTATTTTGAAGACATTACCGACATTCCAAAAGCCGATCAGACGCTTGAAGATATTTTGAAAGAAAGATTTACCCTCAAAGACTTAATCATCAAGGATAAAATCCCAAATGAGGGCAAATCGCTCAAAACCATTATTCAGGAAATGGAAGATGAAGTTTTAGCGAACGCCGGAGTAGATGTTTTTGAGGAAGTTTTTAAACTAATTTTTACCAAACTTTACGACGAATTACAGAGCAAGAAAGACAAAATGCGTCTGGAAATTTATCTTGAAGACAAATTAAGCAAAGAAGATCGAGGAGATTACGACAAAGTAAAAGAAATTTTAGCAAAAGTTGATGATTCCAGTTTCAGAGTTTTGGAATTTAGAAACACCGGACAATCAGAAAGCGAACTCAAAAAGAAAATTCAAAAACTTTTTGACGAAGCCAAAGCCAAATGGCCAGGTGTTTTTGATGAAGCCAGCCAGATTCAGCTTTCACCCTCTCATCTTTCCGTCAGTGTTTCCAGTTTGCAGGATATAAAACTTTTCAATTCCAATTTGCAGATTATAGATGAGGCCTTTGAATACTTGGTTAATAAGTCGTCAAAAGGCGAAAAAGGCCAATATTTCACTCCTCGCCATGTAATTGATATGTGCGTCAAAATGCTCAATCCCAAAGCGGGCGAATACATGGTAGATACAGCCGCCGGTTCTTGCGGATTTACCGTTCACACTATTTTTCAAATCACCGGACACTTATTTCAAAACACAGACATTTCCGAAGAAGAAAAAGAAAATGTGCTTAAAGTATTTGGCATTGATTTTGACGAAAAAGTCGTGCGCGTGGCTCGCACCCTAAACTTGATCGCCGGGGATGGCAACACGAATGTTTTACACCTCAACAATCTTGATTATGAACGCTGGAACGAATCAATCCAAAACCGCGACTGGTTGGAAGTATACGGAGCGGGTCTAAAACGCCTTGAAGCTCTACAAAAAGATAAAAGCTCGTACAAAGAATTCAATTTTGATATTCTCATGGCAAATCCGCCATTTGCCGGAGACATCAAAGAATCCCGCATAATCCACAAATATGATCTCGGTTACAACGACAAAAACAAACCTAAATCAAAAGTCGGACGCGATATTTTGTTTATTGAAAGAAACCTAAACTTTTTGAAGCCGGGTGGAAGAATGGCGATTGTTTTACCGCAAGGCCGTTTTAATAACACTTCAGACAAAGCAATCCGCGAGTATATCTCCGAAAAGGCTAGAATCTTGGCAGTTGTCGGACTTCATGTAAACACTTTCAAACCGCACACGGGAACAAAAACCAGTGTGCTTTTTGTGCAAAAATGGGATGACAAACTCTGCCCCAAGCAAGAGGATTACCCGATTTTCTTTGCCGTGTCGGAAAAATCCGGCAAGGATAATTCCGGCGAGTATGTATTCGTCAAAAATGGCAACAATCAGCCGAAACTGGATAAAAACGGCCACTTGATAATTAACCACGACCTGCACAATCACGACGGCGAATTAGAGGACGGCGTGGCGGAAAAGTTTATTGAGTGGGCGAAATCAGACCATTTATCTTTTTGGAAATAAACTATGCAATATTCAGTGGTAAATTATCGGGATTTGGAAAAAGGATCATTAAGGTTTGATTCAGAATATTATCATCCTCAAAATTTACTTTTATCACAAACATTGAAATCAAAAGGCCATAATCAAATTGACGATTTTGCTTTTGTGACGGACGGTATTCATGCATCTATAGATTTTGATGAAAACAGTAAAATCAATCTTTTGTCTGCGAAGGCTCCCAAAGAAAATTATTTTGATTTATCAGGCACGGGCTTTATTTCTAAAGTCCAAGATGAAAAAAATAAAAGGACGAGATTAAAAGAAAATGATATTGTGGTTTCAACTGTTGGAACTATCGGGAATTGTGCTGTAGTAGATAAAAGCATTCTACCGGCAAATTCCGATCGTCATGTAGGTATTATCAGAATTGAAAAAAGCTATCAGCCGTATTTTATTTCATCTTTTCTACTTTCAAAGTACGGAAGATTCCAAACGCTCCGAGAATCAACAGGAAATGTCCAGCTAAATCTTTTTATTTATAAGATAAAGGAAATTACTGTACCGAATTTGTCGCAAAATTTTCAAAAATTAATTCAAGATGTTTGTTTTGAGGCTCACATTTTAAAGACATATTCAGTAAAGCTCTACTCCCAAGCCGAGCAATTATTGCTTTCTGAGCTGGGACTTTTGGACTGGCAGCCAGAACATCAGCTTGCTTTTGTAAAAAATTATTCAGACACACAACAAGCCGATCGTTTTGACGCGGAGTACTTTCAGCCGAAATACGAAGAAATTGTTGAAGCGGTGAAAAAATATAGGAACGGGTTTGATGAGCTGGGAAATTTGGTGAAAATCAAAGACAGAAATTTTACGCCAAAAGACAATGAACAATACAAATATATTGAACTTGCCAATATTTCATCAAACGGCGAAATCAACGGCTACACGGAAAATTTTGGAAATGAATTGCCGTCAAGGGCACGCCGTAAAGTGCAAAAAGATGATCTGATTGTTTCGTCTATTGAAGGATCGCTTGAAAGTATTGCTTTAATAACGGAAGACTGGAAAAACGCCTTATGCTCTACCGGATTTTTTGCAGTCAATTCAGATAAAATAAACTCCGAAACCTTACTTGTTTTGTTGAAAACGAAAGTTGGCCAACTGCAACTAAAAAAGGTTGTAAAGGAACAATTTTAACCGCTATTGGCAAAGATGAATTATCAAAAATCGTTTTGCCGAAAATAGATTCAAAAACGCAGGACGAGATCAAGCAGAAAATCGCCAAAATGTATGAAACTAAGAAATTATCCAAATCTCTACTTGAAATCGCCAAACGAGGCGTGGAAATGGCAATAGAAAAAGACGAACAAGAAGCGGAAAAATGGATTGAGACTAAATTGACGGAATTAGGAATTGAAATTTAAAAAAGAATTTGCCGCCAAAGAGCAAAATCAGTTATGATTTTGCTAGCGGGCTTCGCCCGCTAAAAAACTTGAAATCGTCCAATCCGAAAGGGTCGCTTCTCCGCCAGAGGCGGACAGGTGCGGCGGGCGGAAAGGGGGTTCGGGTGGAATTCCGCCCGCCCTACAAATTTTGGGCGAAATCAGTTCGAATTTTTTCGAAAGCACACCGCCAGAATCAATACAGCCTAGCGGCTTTTTTATTTGCCTGCCAACCACCGCATCCGGTACGCTTAAGGGATCTATGAATCTCGTGTCGTATCTTATCGGTGGCCTATGGGTTGTGCTTATGAGCCTAGCTACTTGGAGTCTTACTCGAAAGCTCCAAGTCCGACTTACACGCTTAGAAAAAATTGCGA includes these proteins:
- a CDS encoding helix-turn-helix transcriptional regulator; amino-acid sequence: MEEKKMNQVKTIGQKIKAWRKKRDITQDALAKKADIPYTTLAKIESDVIQNPSLQTITKIADGLGISLDDLVK
- a CDS encoding GIY-YIG nuclease family protein, which gives rise to MKGIIYIMTTAVSGLIKIGQTGTNNYQERMRFLEANGYYNVSGLKRFFAIELEDYNDKENLLKEIFNKHRVGDSELFALDYDLVRQLLLSFDGKVIYPKDVNKEKEFDEVSRAREQGSRFSFYKKGIKNGEEIVFIADKEITAKVVGEREVEYGEQVWKLAPLTYKIYEQKGELNNSGAYQGAAYWQYNGKRLRDLPDIN
- a CDS encoding MGMT family protein, yielding MTDRHIPEGTPFQRLVWSEIAKIPKGSVITYKQLAERVGKPRAYRAVAAACGANPTPGPIPCHRVIASDGSIGGYSGPGGIVAKRQLLEAEGVHIPQNRV
- a CDS encoding restriction endonuclease subunit S, translated to MEKGSLRFDSEYYHPQNLLLSQTLKSKGHNQIDDFAFVTDGIHASIDFDENSKINLLSAKAPKENYFDLSGTGFISKVQDEKNKRTRLKENDIVVSTVGTIGNCAVVDKSILPANSDRHVGIIRIEKSYQPYFISSFLLSKYGRFQTLRESTGNVQLNLFIYKIKEITVPNLSQNFQKLIQDVCFEAHILKTYSVKLYSQAEQLLLSELGLLDWQPEHQLAFVKNYSDTQQADRFDAEYFQPKYEEIVEAVKKYRNGFDELGNLVKIKDRNFTPKDNEQYKYIELANISSNGEINGYTENFGNELPSRARRKVQKDDLIVSSIEGSLESIALITEDWKNALCSTGFFAVNSDKINSETLLVLLKTKVGQLQLKKVVKEQF
- a CDS encoding N-6 DNA methylase, with the translated sequence MKNILNIIKDSNYSLSLFDQKLVDELENKITLKDGKPYVVCAIRDKEIVLKPEEVVRQLYAMKLLEDYGYPKQRVKFEHAIHFGREVKSADIVIFDKDRPTVEYIIVEIKKPKLQDGKNQLRSYTNATGAPIAVWTNGGQISHYNRKDPNYFEDITDIPKADQTLEDILKERFTLKDLIIKDKIPNEGKSLKTIIQEMEDEVLANAGVDVFEEVFKLIFTKLYDELQSKKDKMRLEIYLEDKLSKEDRGDYDKVKEILAKVDDSSFRVLEFRNTGQSESELKKKIQKLFDEAKAKWPGVFDEASQIQLSPSHLSVSVSSLQDIKLFNSNLQIIDEAFEYLVNKSSKGEKGQYFTPRHVIDMCVKMLNPKAGEYMVDTAAGSCGFTVHTIFQITGHLFQNTDISEEEKENVLKVFGIDFDEKVVRVARTLNLIAGDGNTNVLHLNNLDYERWNESIQNRDWLEVYGAGLKRLEALQKDKSSYKEFNFDILMANPPFAGDIKESRIIHKYDLGYNDKNKPKSKVGRDILFIERNLNFLKPGGRMAIVLPQGRFNNTSDKAIREYISEKARILAVVGLHVNTFKPHTGTKTSVLFVQKWDDKLCPKQEDYPIFFAVSEKSGKDNSGEYVFVKNGNNQPKLDKNGHLIINHDLHNHDGELEDGVAEKFIEWAKSDHLSFWK